In the Candidatus Cloacimonas acidaminovorans str. Evry genome, one interval contains:
- a CDS encoding leucyl aminopeptidase, with protein sequence MKIDIIRKVPEDMDCIIIFQEENGALDKVELLPQNIAKTAQVYCKSEDFKFAYGDLKNFASVNGIQRQNIILLGAGNKNDLNINKVRNLLASAIRFAAKLKAKQIYLFQGFDCPITDVAFGHLLSETALLVTYQFNKYLSSAKNESEIEALHYMLLSKNTRHLNRGIVEGRIYAETTNFARNLVNEPANVITPENLAETAKQAALQYGFSIDVHSLDKLKRIKMDAFLAVGRGSTHEPKLIIMRHLGNPEHHQETIALIGKGITFDSGGYCIKSAQGMSNMKDDMGGAAAVIGTMCAIAAMKLKVNVVGIIAACENMISGDAYHTGDVITSMSGKTIEVVNTDAEGRLTLCDAINYALEKEHCDRIIDIATLTGAAVTALGTQISAVITNNEPWLEQLKNAAHFTGENIWQLPAFEEYKEQLKSEIADLKNSGGPSAGTITAGLFLQEFVQNKPWLHIDIAGTAFKDKEYGIYNYGATGAGVRLLTTLLKYME encoded by the coding sequence ATGAAGATCGACATCATCCGTAAAGTCCCGGAAGATATGGATTGTATAATCATTTTCCAGGAAGAAAACGGTGCATTGGACAAGGTAGAATTGCTACCGCAAAACATCGCCAAAACGGCTCAGGTCTATTGTAAAAGTGAGGATTTTAAGTTCGCTTACGGGGATTTAAAGAACTTTGCCAGCGTGAATGGAATCCAACGACAAAATATTATTTTACTGGGTGCCGGCAATAAAAACGACCTCAATATTAATAAAGTCCGCAATCTTTTGGCTTCCGCAATTCGTTTCGCTGCCAAATTAAAAGCCAAACAAATCTATCTTTTTCAAGGGTTTGATTGCCCTATAACCGATGTGGCTTTTGGTCATTTGCTTTCCGAAACGGCTTTACTGGTTACCTATCAATTTAACAAATACTTAAGCTCGGCTAAAAACGAAAGCGAAATTGAGGCATTGCATTATATGCTCCTCTCTAAAAATACTCGCCATCTAAACAGAGGTATAGTAGAAGGACGCATTTATGCCGAAACAACCAATTTTGCCAGGAATTTGGTAAATGAACCTGCCAATGTTATTACTCCCGAAAACCTTGCGGAAACAGCCAAACAGGCAGCTTTGCAATACGGTTTTTCTATTGATGTGCATTCCCTGGATAAACTTAAACGCATCAAAATGGATGCCTTTTTAGCTGTGGGACGCGGCTCAACTCACGAGCCAAAACTTATTATTATGCGCCATTTAGGAAATCCTGAACACCATCAGGAGACCATTGCTTTAATCGGAAAAGGTATCACCTTTGACAGCGGCGGTTACTGTATTAAAAGTGCACAAGGAATGTCAAATATGAAAGATGATATGGGAGGTGCAGCTGCCGTTATCGGAACTATGTGTGCAATTGCTGCTATGAAATTGAAAGTTAATGTAGTAGGCATCATCGCTGCCTGCGAAAATATGATTTCCGGGGATGCTTATCATACCGGAGATGTAATTACTTCAATGAGCGGAAAAACCATTGAAGTAGTCAATACCGATGCTGAAGGTCGCTTAACTCTTTGCGATGCTATCAATTATGCTCTGGAAAAAGAACATTGCGACCGCATTATTGATATCGCAACTTTAACAGGTGCTGCAGTTACCGCTTTGGGAACACAAATTTCTGCCGTGATTACCAATAACGAACCCTGGCTGGAACAGCTGAAAAATGCAGCTCACTTTACCGGTGAAAATATCTGGCAACTTCCCGCTTTTGAAGAATATAAAGAACAACTCAAATCCGAAATTGCCGATTTGAAAAATTCCGGAGGTCCCTCTGCCGGCACTATTACTGCGGGTCTTTTCCTGCAAGAATTTGTGCAGAATAAGCCCTGGCTGCATATTGACATTGCCGGAACCGCCTTCAAAGATAAAGAATACGGAATTTATAACTACGGTGCAACAGGAGCAGGTGTCCGTTTGCTCACAACTCTTTTAAAATATATGGAATAG